A window of Zingiber officinale cultivar Zhangliang chromosome 5A, Zo_v1.1, whole genome shotgun sequence contains these coding sequences:
- the LOC121980118 gene encoding mitogen-activated protein kinase 3-like encodes MVSIAHPPPGFENKGKNYYTIWRTVFEIDTKYMPIEPIGRGAYGVVCSSIDHETKEKVAIKKINNTFENPIRPLRTLREIKLLRRLKHDNIITLKDVMVPPNSRSFKDVYLVFELMDTNLCEIIQSPQPLSDYQCRYFLFQLLRGLKYLHSANVIHRDLKPENLFVNGVDCKLKIGDFGLARSMTRSGQGMSSYVATQWYRAPELLVCSNRYDTSIDMWSVGCILAELLGRRPLFPGTDDINQLERIVSVLGVKGDADLNFIDNEHARKYIKSLPHRLDIPLASVYSHANPLAIDLLKKMLVFDPSKRIDVTEALQHPYMTSFYDPLFEPAADGPVDLGFDDDVEEDAIREMMWEEILFYHQEREVASRA; translated from the exons ATGGTATCGATAGCACATCCTCCACCCGGTTTTGAGAATAAAGGAAAGAACTATTACACTATCTGGCGAACTGTATTTGAGATTGATACCAAATATATGCCTATCGAGCCCATCGGGAGAGGCGCTTATGGCGTCGTATGTTCATCGATCGACCATGAAACAAAAGAGAAAGTTGCTATCAAGAAGATAAACAACACCTTTGAAAATCCCATCCGTCCATTGAGGACTCTAAGGGAGATCAAGCTTTTGAGACGGCTAAAGCATGATAATATCATCACGCTAAAGGATGTCATGGTACCTCCCAACAGCAGATCATTCAAAGACGTTTACCTTGTCTTTGAACTTATGGATACGAATTTGTGCGAGATCATCCAATCACCTCAGCCTCTTTCCGATTACCAATGTCGATACTTCCTCTTTCAG TTGCTTCGAGGACTGAAGTATCTTCACTCGGCTAACGTAATTCACAGAGACTTGAAGCCAGAGAACCTTTTTGTCAATGGCGTCGATTGCAAGCTTAAGATCGGTGATTTCGGACTGGCTCGTTCCATGACTCGGAGTGGCCAAGGAATGAGTTCATATGTTGCTACTCAATGGTATCGAGCACCAGAGTTGCTCGTTTGCTCAAATAGATATGATACTTCCATTGATATGTGGTCTGTCGGTTGCATTCTAGCTGAGCTACTTGGGCGCAGACCTCTCTTTCCCGGCACCGACGATATCAACCAGCTCGAGCGCATTGTCAGTGTTCTTGGCGTTAAGGGCGATGCTGATCTCAACTTCATTGACAATGAACATGCTCGTAAGTACATCAAGTCACTGCCACATAGGCTCGACATTCCTTTAGCTAGCGTATACTCCCATGCCAATCCCTTGGCCATTGACTTGCTGAAGAAGATGTTAGTTTTTGATCCATCAAAGAGAATCGATGTCACTGAGGCACTGCAACATCCTTATATGACTTCATTCTACGACCCCCTGTTTGAACCTGCTGCCGATGGCCCCGTCGATCTTGGTTTTGATGACGATGTCGAGGAAGACGCGATCAGAGAGATGATGTGGGAGGAGATACTTTTCTATCACCAAGAAAGAGAAGTTGCTTCCAGAGCCTAA